In one Nicotiana sylvestris chromosome 8, ASM39365v2, whole genome shotgun sequence genomic region, the following are encoded:
- the LOC138875879 gene encoding secreted RxLR effector protein 161-like has translation MVRETIQFLVENGFTRGKIDNTLSLKKRGRNLLIDQIYVDDIIFGATTNSLCEKSAKLMGSEFEMSIMGELNVFLGLQVKQPDIVFSLGLHAKFQSNPEESHLKAAKRILRYSKGTQNLVLYYTSGDNFNLIGYAGTDYAGYLVDRKNTYGMDHFLELCFISWGTRKQNSVALSTAEEEYDATGS, from the exons ATGGTACGGGAGACTATCCAGTTTCTCGTGGAAAATGGCTTCACAAGAGGAAAGATTGACAATACATTATCTTTGaagaaacgaggaaggaacctgctcattgatcagatttatgtggatgacatcatattTGGAGCTACAACTAACTCATTATGTGAAAAATCTgctaaactcatgggaagtgagtttgaaatgagtattaTGGGGGAACTGAATGTCTTCCTGGGTCTTCAAGTGAAGCA GCCAGACATTGTATTCAGTCTGGGATTACATGCAAAGTTCCAATCAAATCCtgaggaatctcatctgaaggctgcTAAGAGAATTCTAAGATATTCTAAGGGCACACAGAACCTGGTTCTGTACTATACTTCAGGTGACAATTTCAACCTTATTGGTTATGCTGGCACTGATTATGCAGGTTATCTGGTGGACAGGAAAAACACATATGGAATGGATCATTTCCTTGAATTATGTTTTATCTCATGGGGTACTAGAAAACAAAACTCAGTAGCTCTCTCAACAGCTGAAGAAGAGTATGATGCAACTGGCTCGTGA